Proteins found in one Triticum urartu cultivar G1812 chromosome 4, Tu2.1, whole genome shotgun sequence genomic segment:
- the LOC125554223 gene encoding probable flavin-containing monooxygenase 1 codes for MAMAQGQAARATRETVPPVSRVAIIGGGISGLAAAKQMAAYDPVVFEATPSVGGVWKHCVYRTTRLQTPRPDYEFSDYSWKNRDDPSFPTHSEIVDYLEGYADEFDLWRYISFGSKVVDIKFLSGAQAGFTELWSGTGKDPLRGKPMWEVGIVTGDSNTVQYYKFEFVVMCTGKYGDVPRMPVFPPGKGPEVFKGTVMHSLDYCKLSEEETVELMRGKKAVVVGYKKSAIDLANECAQANQGEGGQPCTMLVRTLHWVVPSYSIWGLPFSMFYSTRLSQLFYERPNQGFFRSLVCRLMSPLRAGVSKFIESYLSWKLPLGKYGLTPDHPFVEDYASCQMAILPEGFFDMADRGLVCFKRTSAGWCFSQNGVVLDDGTKVEADLVFLATGFEGKEKLREVLPKPFRDLVVGKSSMMPLYRGTIHPLIPNMAFVGFVESVSNLHTSELRCRWLSGLLEGRFELPSVKAMMGHVAGEADAMRRTTRFYRRHCISTYSIHDSDGMCADLGSATLRKANWIAELFAPYNNKDYKEQ; via the exons ATGGCCATGGCGCAAGGACAAGCGGCACGGGCCACGAGGGAGACCGTGCCTCCGGTGTCCCGCGTGGCCATCATCGGCGGCGGGATCAGCGGCCTGGCCGCGGCGAAGCAGATGGCGGCCTACGACCCCGTCGTGTTCGAGGCGACGCCGTCCGTCGGCGGGGTGTGGAAGCACTGCGTCTACCGCACCACGCGGCTGCAGACGCCCCGCCCGGACTACGAGTTCTCCGACTACTCCTGGAAAAACCGCGACGACCCTTCGTTCCCGACCCACTCGGAGATCGTCGACTACCTCGAGGGCTACGCCGACGAGTTCGACCTCTGGCGTTACATCTCATTCGGGTCCAAGGTGGTGGACATCAAGTTCCTCAGCGGCGCCCAGGCCGGGTTCACCGAGCTGTGGAGCGGCACCGGCAAGGATCCGCTCCGTGGCAAGCCCATGTGGGAGGTCGGCATCGTCACCGGCGACTCCAACACCGTTCAG TATTACAAGTTCGAGTTCGTGGTGATGTGCACGGGGAAGTACGGCGACGTGCCGCGGATGCCGGTGTTCCCGCCGGGGAAGGGGCCGGAGGTGTTCAAGGGGACGGTGATGCACTCGCTGGACTACTGCAAGCTGAGCGAGGAGGAGACCGTTGAACTAATGCGAGGCAAGAAGGCTGTGGTGGTTGGCTACAAGAAGAGCGCTATTGATCTAGCCAACGAATGTGCCCAGGCAAACCAAG GCGAGGGAGGGCAGCCGTGCACGATGCTGGTGCGGACCCTGCACTGGGTGGTGCCATCGTACTCCATCTGGGGCTTGCCATTCTCCATGTTCTACTCCACACGCTTGTCTCAGCTCTTCTACGAGCGGCCCAACCAAGGGTTCTTCCGATCCCTCGTCTGCCGCCTCATGAGCCCACTG CGGGCAGGGGTGTCAAAGTTCATCGAGTCGTACCTGTCATGGAAGCTGCCGCTGGGCAAGTACGGTCTGACGCCGGACCACCCCTTCGTCGAGGACTACGCCAGCTGCCAGATGGCCATCCTCCCTGAGGGCTTCTTCGACATGGCGGACCGTGGCCTTGTCTGCTTCAAGAGGACCTCCGCCGGCTGGTGCTTCTCGCAGAACGGCGTGGTCCTCGACGACGGCACCAAGGTGGAGGCGGACCTTGTCTTCCTCGCCACCGGCTTCGAGGGCAAGGAGAAGCTCCGTGAGGTCCTGCCAAAGCCCTTCCGCGACCTCGTCGTCGGCAAGTCTTCCATGATGCCGCTCTACCG TGGCACGATCCACCCGCTGATCCCCAACATGGCGTTCGTCGGGTTCGTGGAGAGCGTGTCGAACCTGCACACGTCGGAGCTGCGGTGCCGGTGGCTGTCGGGGCTGCTGGAGGGGCGGTTCGAGCTGCCGAGCGTGAAGGCCATGATGGGGCacgtcgccggcgaggccgacgCAATGCGCCGCACCACGCGGTTCTATCGCCGCCACTGCATCTCCACCTACAGCATCCACGACAGCGACGGCATGTGCGCCGACCTGGGCTCCGCCACGCTTCGCAAGGCCAACTGGATCGCCGAGCTTTTCGCCCCATACAATAACAAGGACTACAAGGAACAGTAA